In Ammospiza nelsoni isolate bAmmNel1 chromosome 20, bAmmNel1.pri, whole genome shotgun sequence, one DNA window encodes the following:
- the LOC132082420 gene encoding steroid 21-hydroxylase-like — MAAAALLLGLLSLLLSLSLLSRLSRRGDGRGPRWGVLHLLHPQGALHLSRLTRRHGPVLRLRAAGREVLVPSSVATIREALVRHWGDWLGRPHSYLGSLVSRGGRDLALGDPCPGWRRQRGAVRGALARAGGCLGPLLWLQGQELCEELRSYGEAPLDPFEVFTFHTCSTIARLLFGELVPPPGELRAFSRCLGELLQVWGHSSVRVLDLLPLLRALPNPGLRKLLQLVQHRDMFVETQIQRHQACPSPPPDSVLGALLGRNPGAREGPLSPPRLHMALVDLFIGGTETTAAALGWAVAFLLHRPELQVRLRAELQGAQGPPGPGDMGRLPLLQATVSETLRLRPPAPLALPHCALRHTSLGGLPVAAGTVLIPNLLAAQQDPDIWQHPEVFLPERFLAPGAPSRSLLPFGCGARSCPGEGLARAELFVFLGLILREFRLEPGPEGLPGLRGSPGTVLRCPSFRLRMVPCQPPGLP; from the exons ATGgcggctgcggcgctgctgctgggcctgctgtcgCTGCTGCTGTCGCTGTCGCTGCTGTCGCGACTGTCGCGGCGTGGCGATGGGCGCGGCCCGCGCTGGGGCGTGCTGCACCTGCTGCACCCACAGGGGGCGCTGCACCTGAGCCGCCTGACGCGGCGGCACGGGCCCGTGCTGCGCCTGCGCGCGGCGGGCCGCG AGGTGCTGGTGCCGAGCTCGGTGGCGACCATCCGCGAGGCGCTGGTCCGGCACTGGGGGGACTGGCTGGGGCGCCCCCACAGCTATCTGG GGTCGCTGGTGTCACGGGGGGGCCGGGACCTGGCACTGGGAgacccctgccctggctggcggcggcagcggggagCAGTTCGGGGGGCACTGGCACGGGCTGGGGGGTGTCTCGGGCCCCTCCTttggctgcagggccaggagttgtGTGAG GAGCTGCGTTCGTATGGGGAGGCCCCCCTGGACCCCTTTGAGGTGTTCACCttccacacctgcagcaccatcGCACGCCTCCTCTTTGGGGAGCTG GTGCCCCCTCCAGGGGAGCTCCGGGCCTTCTCACGCtgcctgggggagctgctgcaggtctgGGGGCACAGCAGTGTTCGGGTGCTGgacctgctgcccctgctgcgg GCCCTGCCCAACCCGGGACTGcggaagctgctgcagcttgtccagcacCGTGACATGTTTGTGGAGACCCAGATCCAGCGGCATCAG GCgtgcccctcccctcccccggACTCAGTTctgggggcactgctggggcgTAATCCTGGGGCACGGGagggccccctgagccccccccGGCTGCACATGGCGCTGGTGGACCTGTTCATTGGGGGAACCGAGACCACTGCGGCggcgctgggctgggctgtggcctTCCTGCTGCACCGCCCCGAG ctgcaggtgcgGCTGCGGGCGGAGctgcagggggcacagggaccacCCGGGCCAGGGGACATGGGGCGCCTGCCCCTTCTTCAGGCCACCGTCAGCGAGACCCTGCGGCTGCGACCCCCTGCGCCCCTGGCGCTGCCCCACTGCGCCCTGCGCCACACCAG TCTTGGGGGGCTCCCCGTGGCAGCCGGCACTGTCCTGATCCCCAACCTGCTGGCAGCCCAACAGGACCCTGACATCTGGCAGCACCCTGAGGTCTTCCTGCCCG AGCGGTTCCTGGCGCCGGGCGCCCCCTCGCGGTCGCTGCTGCCGTTCGGCTGCGGGGCGCGATCGTGCCCGGGGGAGGGGCTGGCGCGGGCCGAGCTCTTCGTGTTCCTGGGGCTGATCCTGCGGGAATTCCGTCTGGAGCCGGGCCCGGAGGGACtgccggggctgaggggctcACCGGGCACGGTGCTGCGCTGCCCCTCCTTTCGCCTGCGTAtggtgccctgccagcccccggGCTTACCCTGA